One segment of Desulfobacterales bacterium DNA contains the following:
- the secD gene encoding protein translocase subunit SecD, which produces MKNFSWKVVLVFAVIVAAIIYVLPTLAPDLWPHKQINLGLDLQGGMHLVLEVDTAKAVDGQVERITQEIRDQLRNERLRGVSLDRTEGNKITASIKDPQIADKFNTLIEEEFDPLKSSQKSEGGQTQIVLQLPPAEAENVEKLAVDQALETIRNRIDQFGVAEPDIRRQGQRRILIQLPGIRDADRAKDLIGRTALLEFKLVDDTQDVNTALKGSVPPGRQILYRVETDTETGAVTKVPLLLKKRTLLTGANLTNARVDFDQFNIPFVSINFDKKGARDFERITGENVNKRLAIVLDDTVASAPVIQEKIAGGQARITGNFSLEEAKDLAIVLRAGALPAPVNILEERTVGPSLGADSIRKGLISMLIGGILVIFFMILYYKGAGLIADVALVLNIVLIAAGLAAAGATLTLPGIAGIILTIGMAVDANVIIFERIREELALGRTPRAAIDAGFNRATLTILDANVTTLIAAVVLFQFGTGPVKGFAVTLSLGVIASMFTALVLSRLIFDTILAGRKVKTLSI; this is translated from the coding sequence TTGAAAAATTTTTCATGGAAAGTGGTTTTGGTGTTTGCGGTCATTGTTGCGGCGATCATATATGTGCTGCCAACCTTGGCGCCGGATTTATGGCCTCACAAACAGATAAATCTTGGGCTGGACCTTCAGGGAGGGATGCACTTGGTGCTGGAAGTTGACACCGCCAAGGCTGTCGATGGTCAAGTTGAACGCATTACACAAGAAATTCGAGACCAGCTTCGCAATGAGCGGCTTCGCGGTGTCTCATTGGACCGCACAGAAGGAAATAAAATTACCGCCAGCATTAAAGACCCCCAGATTGCTGATAAATTTAACACCCTGATTGAAGAAGAATTTGATCCACTCAAAAGTTCTCAAAAGTCAGAAGGCGGCCAAACCCAAATCGTGCTGCAGCTGCCGCCTGCTGAAGCCGAAAATGTTGAAAAGCTGGCGGTCGATCAGGCGTTGGAGACCATCCGCAACCGCATAGACCAATTTGGTGTGGCCGAGCCCGATATCCGCCGTCAGGGACAAAGACGCATTTTAATCCAACTGCCGGGCATTCGAGATGCGGACCGGGCTAAAGATTTGATCGGCAGGACCGCGCTTCTGGAATTTAAACTGGTGGATGACACCCAGGATGTCAATACGGCCTTAAAGGGCAGTGTCCCCCCCGGCAGACAAATTCTCTATCGCGTGGAAACAGATACCGAAACCGGTGCCGTCACAAAAGTCCCCTTGCTGCTCAAAAAACGAACGCTTTTGACCGGTGCCAATCTGACCAATGCGCGGGTGGATTTTGATCAATTTAACATTCCTTTTGTGTCCATCAATTTTGATAAAAAAGGTGCCCGCGATTTTGAACGCATCACCGGTGAAAACGTTAATAAAAGATTGGCCATTGTTCTTGATGACACTGTGGCTTCAGCGCCCGTCATTCAAGAAAAGATTGCCGGCGGTCAGGCACGCATAACAGGCAACTTTAGTCTGGAAGAAGCCAAAGATCTCGCCATTGTGCTGCGGGCGGGTGCGCTTCCGGCACCGGTAAACATATTGGAAGAACGCACGGTGGGTCCATCGCTTGGAGCGGACTCTATTCGTAAAGGGCTGATTTCCATGTTAATCGGCGGCATTTTGGTGATCTTTTTTATGATTCTGTATTATAAGGGCGCCGGGTTGATTGCTGATGTAGCGCTGGTATTGAACATTGTTTTGATTGCAGCCGGTCTGGCGGCAGCCGGCGCAACCTTAACGCTCCCGGGAATTGCCGGTATTATTTTGACGATCGGCATGGCGGTGGATGCCAATGTGATCATATTTGAGCGCATCCGGGAAGAATTGGCATTGGGGCGAACACCCCGGGCTGCAATTGACGCCGGCTTTAACCGCGCCACCTTGACGATTCTCGATGCCAATGTAACCACCTTGATTGCCGCCGTCGTCCTGTTCCAATTCGGAACTGGACCGGTCAAAGGATTTGCGGTAACCCTGAGTTTGGGTGTCATCGCCAGTATGTTCACAGCCCTGGTGCTGTCGCGTTTGATATTTGACACCATATTGGCTGGACGCAAAGTAAAGACATTAAGTATTTGA
- the secF gene encoding protein translocase subunit SecF — protein sequence MRFIKPDINVDFIGKKKIAFFLSIACVAISLLSLIFHGGPRLGIDFAGGTLVQIKFTSPVQIDDIQTGLNTIGLGKSSVQQFGQDIDNEFLIRTEISYGSGEGFSSDLKKALADSTQKEVEIRRVEMVGPQVGKDLREKALFAIFYALLFITIYISGRFELKWILSGVVAAALIGAVYLFDLFNVSIPFLIGAALIVTLVVFWFLELKYAMGAIVALMHDVIITVGIFSIFDKEFTLPIIAALLTIVGYSLNDTIIVFDRIRENLKKFHKKPLAFIVNRSINETLSRTILTSLTTLMVVVTLFVLGGGIIHDFAFALIIGVLVGTYSSVYVASPILLAWQGRSKKK from the coding sequence ATGCGGTTCATAAAACCTGACATTAACGTTGATTTCATCGGCAAAAAAAAGATCGCCTTTTTTCTGTCTATTGCCTGTGTTGCCATAAGCCTTTTATCGCTGATCTTTCACGGCGGCCCCAGACTCGGTATTGATTTTGCCGGTGGCACCCTGGTGCAGATCAAATTTACCTCACCAGTTCAAATTGATGATATTCAAACCGGTCTGAATACAATTGGTCTGGGCAAGTCATCTGTGCAGCAATTCGGCCAAGATATTGACAATGAATTTCTCATCCGAACAGAAATTTCCTACGGCAGCGGTGAAGGTTTCAGCTCAGATTTGAAAAAAGCGCTGGCAGATTCAACTCAAAAAGAAGTGGAAATTCGACGGGTAGAAATGGTGGGTCCCCAGGTGGGAAAAGACTTACGCGAAAAAGCATTGTTTGCCATTTTTTATGCCTTGCTGTTTATCACCATCTACATATCCGGACGATTCGAACTGAAATGGATATTGAGCGGAGTGGTTGCAGCCGCCCTGATAGGAGCCGTTTATCTTTTCGATCTGTTTAACGTCAGCATCCCATTTTTAATCGGTGCCGCCCTAATCGTTACGCTTGTGGTTTTCTGGTTTCTTGAGCTCAAATACGCTATGGGCGCTATCGTCGCCTTGATGCACGATGTAATTATTACCGTTGGGATCTTTTCGATATTCGACAAGGAATTCACGCTGCCGATTATCGCTGCGCTGTTGACCATCGTCGGATACTCGCTAAATGATACGATTATCGTATTTGACCGCATCCGTGAAAACCTGAAAAAATTCCACAAAAAGCCGCTGGCATTTATCGTCAATCGATCCATTAACGAAACGCTGAGCAGGACAATTTTAACCTCACTGACAACCCTTATGGTCGTCGTAACCTTATTTGTCCTCGGCGGAGGTATCATTCACGATTTTGCGTTCGCGCTGATCATCGGTGTTCTGGTGGGCACGTATTCATCTGTTTATGTCGCAAGCCCAATTTTACTGGCCTGGCAGGGGCGCAGCAAAAAGAAATGA
- the dprA gene encoding DNA-processing protein DprA has translation MDKLLPWLCLKQVSGIGNHLFKRLIERFGSPQRVFQTTAQTLLEVEGISQHLASAILKFKAPEWIAAELDRIRQKGYTVVCLTDASYPSLLREIPDPPPLLYVCGNLEGTHKNIAVVGSRHATAYGISATQKLCADLTAFDLSIVSGMALGIDTAAHQGALAGKGTTVAVLGSGFNHIYPAENRRLFKRISETGAVITEFALDTKPEPHNFPIRNRIISGMSLGTVVVEASRKSGSLITARLAAEQNREVFAVPGSIHSFKSTGTHTLIKQGAKLVENAQDVLEELTAYLAPAPKPAQPKPNAITEMIASLAPEEMELYKILGPYPEHIDAIVRKTSIEPGKLLSLLLQLELKGMVQQLPGKLFAISEPKP, from the coding sequence ATGGATAAACTTCTACCGTGGCTTTGTCTAAAACAGGTTTCCGGCATCGGCAACCACTTGTTCAAGCGCTTGATAGAAAGGTTCGGATCACCGCAGCGTGTTTTCCAGACGACCGCGCAAACGCTTTTGGAAGTTGAGGGTATATCACAGCATCTGGCATCGGCTATTCTGAAATTCAAAGCACCCGAATGGATTGCGGCAGAGCTTGATCGCATTCGCCAAAAAGGTTACACGGTGGTCTGCTTAACAGATGCGTCCTATCCGTCGTTGCTAAGGGAAATTCCGGATCCGCCGCCACTTCTGTATGTCTGCGGCAACCTTGAAGGCACGCACAAAAACATTGCTGTCGTCGGCTCGCGTCATGCAACCGCATACGGCATCTCGGCCACACAGAAACTGTGTGCAGATCTGACGGCATTTGATTTATCGATCGTTAGCGGTATGGCATTGGGAATTGATACAGCTGCCCACCAGGGCGCTCTGGCGGGAAAAGGCACAACCGTTGCTGTACTGGGCAGTGGTTTCAACCACATATATCCGGCTGAAAACCGGAGACTGTTCAAACGCATATCGGAAACAGGTGCAGTCATTACAGAATTTGCATTGGACACAAAACCTGAACCGCATAATTTTCCAATTCGCAACCGGATCATCAGCGGAATGAGTTTGGGGACTGTCGTTGTTGAGGCCTCTCGTAAAAGTGGGTCATTGATCACGGCGCGGCTTGCAGCCGAACAAAACAGAGAGGTTTTTGCCGTCCCGGGAAGTATCCACTCGTTTAAGAGCACCGGTACCCATACCCTGATCAAACAGGGCGCAAAATTGGTAGAAAACGCCCAAGACGTTCTTGAGGAACTCACAGCGTATCTGGCGCCAGCGCCAAAGCCGGCGCAACCCAAACCAAATGCTATCACCGAAATGATAGCCTCACTGGCACCTGAAGAAATGGAGCTGTATAAGATTCTCGGCCCTTATCCGGAGCATATCGATGCCATTGTCCGCAAAACAAGCATTGAACCGGGCAAACTGCTCAGCCTGTTGTTGCAATTAGAACTTAAAGGTATGGTGCAACAGCTACCGGGCAAGCTTTTTGCTATTTCGGAGCCCAAACCTTAA
- the topA gene encoding type I DNA topoisomerase → MTKPLVVVESPTKVRTIKKYLGKNYNVAATVGHIKDLPNKEMGIDIENGFKPEYKNIPGKQKVIKELKQAAGDADDIYLAPDPDREGEAIAWHASEVLKKKNRKFYRVLFHELTKDAINKAMASPEALDRPKYEAQQARRILDRLVGYHISPLLWRKVKGGLSAGRVQSVAVRILCERERAIQAFEPQEYWSITAHLEGESPPPFTAKLAKKNDDKIKIPDEAAANSILEQLEGEKFVVKKIAEKTIRKNPLPPFTTSKLQQDAIRKLRFSAKKTMLIAQQLYEGIELGPGEPVGLITYMRTDSTRIAKEAADEALNVIREKFGAEYAMDKPRFFKNRQKAQDAHEAIRPTAVTNTPEKMASYLSKDQLALYRLIWQRFVASQMKQALINQVSVTIAAGPYSFSASGSTIKFPGFMALYMSVADERAEKDKNKKPVLPALTEGMRLKLLQLEPKQHFTQPPPRFSEASLVKELEENGIGRPSTYASILSTIRIKEYADLHNRYFRPTELGFIVNDLLVENFPDIIDVEFTARMEENLDRVESSEVELAKILAQFYDPFKKELDTASEEMLSVKGVGLPTGLNCPDCGKPLNIKVGKHGHFLACSGYPDCDYSRDYLRDERGNIQTIETNSEEVVDKQCDKCGNPMVVKRGRYGEFLACSAYPDCKNTQSLNSNGANQKTGIKCPEDNCEGEIVERRSRRGKLFYGCSQFPKCEFATWDKPVAKTCPQCDAKILLEKTTKKEGTFLTCLSKDCDYKAYL, encoded by the coding sequence GTGACCAAACCGCTTGTAGTTGTGGAATCGCCAACCAAAGTCAGAACGATTAAAAAGTATCTGGGTAAAAATTATAATGTAGCGGCAACTGTCGGCCACATTAAGGATCTGCCGAACAAAGAGATGGGGATCGATATCGAAAACGGTTTTAAACCCGAATACAAAAACATCCCCGGCAAACAAAAAGTCATCAAAGAATTAAAGCAAGCTGCCGGTGATGCGGATGATATATACTTGGCACCGGATCCGGATCGTGAAGGGGAAGCGATTGCATGGCATGCCTCAGAGGTGCTTAAAAAAAAGAATCGAAAATTTTATCGCGTTCTTTTTCACGAATTAACCAAAGATGCCATTAACAAAGCAATGGCATCACCTGAAGCGCTTGATCGACCCAAATATGAAGCCCAACAGGCACGCCGGATCCTCGATCGCCTCGTCGGGTACCATATCTCACCCTTGCTATGGCGCAAAGTCAAAGGCGGTTTGAGCGCCGGACGCGTTCAATCCGTTGCCGTGCGCATCCTTTGCGAAAGAGAGCGCGCTATCCAGGCCTTTGAGCCACAGGAATATTGGTCGATCACCGCTCACCTTGAAGGTGAGTCCCCGCCACCGTTTACGGCCAAATTGGCCAAAAAAAATGATGACAAGATCAAAATACCCGATGAAGCCGCGGCCAACTCGATTTTAGAGCAGCTTGAAGGCGAGAAGTTCGTTGTCAAAAAAATAGCCGAAAAAACGATCCGCAAAAACCCGCTACCCCCGTTTACAACCAGCAAACTGCAACAGGATGCGATACGAAAACTGCGATTCTCCGCCAAAAAGACCATGCTGATTGCTCAGCAACTTTACGAAGGTATTGAGCTGGGCCCTGGCGAACCCGTGGGTCTGATTACGTATATGCGTACCGATTCAACCCGCATTGCCAAGGAGGCTGCTGATGAAGCCTTAAATGTTATCCGGGAAAAATTTGGTGCTGAATACGCAATGGATAAACCGCGGTTTTTTAAAAACCGCCAAAAGGCACAAGATGCACATGAAGCCATCCGGCCAACGGCGGTCACGAACACGCCTGAAAAGATGGCCTCCTATCTGTCAAAGGATCAACTGGCTTTATATCGTCTCATTTGGCAACGGTTTGTCGCTTCACAGATGAAGCAAGCGCTGATTAACCAGGTTTCGGTAACCATCGCGGCCGGCCCGTATTCTTTTTCAGCCAGTGGGTCCACCATTAAATTCCCTGGCTTTATGGCGCTTTATATGTCGGTTGCGGATGAACGTGCCGAAAAAGACAAGAATAAGAAACCAGTTTTGCCAGCACTGACAGAGGGCATGCGCTTAAAACTGCTGCAACTGGAGCCTAAGCAGCATTTTACCCAACCGCCGCCTAGATTCTCTGAAGCGTCTTTGGTAAAAGAGCTTGAGGAAAACGGGATTGGCCGCCCCAGTACGTATGCCAGCATTCTATCGACCATTCGCATAAAAGAATATGCTGACCTGCACAACAGGTATTTTCGGCCGACTGAGCTCGGATTTATCGTCAACGATCTGCTGGTAGAAAATTTTCCGGATATCATTGATGTAGAATTTACCGCCCGCATGGAAGAAAATCTGGACCGTGTCGAATCTTCAGAGGTGGAGCTGGCCAAAATATTGGCCCAATTTTATGATCCTTTCAAGAAGGAACTGGATACGGCATCTGAAGAAATGCTCAGCGTTAAAGGCGTGGGGCTGCCCACAGGGCTCAATTGCCCGGATTGCGGCAAACCGCTGAATATTAAAGTGGGTAAACACGGCCATTTTCTGGCTTGCAGCGGATATCCGGATTGCGACTACTCCAGGGATTACCTGCGAGATGAACGTGGAAACATCCAGACTATTGAAACCAATAGCGAAGAGGTTGTGGACAAGCAGTGCGATAAATGCGGAAACCCAATGGTGGTCAAACGGGGCCGCTATGGAGAATTTTTGGCCTGCAGCGCATATCCGGATTGCAAAAACACCCAGTCACTTAATTCCAATGGTGCCAACCAAAAAACCGGGATCAAGTGTCCTGAAGATAATTGTGAAGGGGAAATTGTTGAAAGACGTTCAAGACGCGGCAAACTGTTTTACGGCTGTAGTCAGTTTCCCAAATGTGAATTTGCTACCTGGGACAAGCCGGTTGCCAAAACATGCCCGCAATGCGATGCCAAAATATTACTTGAAAAAACCACCAAAAAAGAAGGCACTTTTCTAACTTGCCTATCCAAGGATTGCGACTATAAGGCCTATCTTTAA
- the ilvB gene encoding biosynthetic-type acetolactate synthase large subunit: MKLTGAQVLMEVLKEEGVDTIFGFPGGAVIDIYDELDKTDIRHILVRHEQGAVHAADGYARAGNKVGVCLVTSGPGATNTVTGIASAYMDSIPMVVLTGQVPTQLIGNDAFQEVDIVGITRPCTKHNYLVPSAEAFPRIVKEAFYLARSGRPGPVLVDIPKDVTKTVIDYQPIKEVRMKSYNPTYEPNMKQLKKVVDLINASQRPVIFAGGGAILSGAAAELTQFARTTRIPVTTSLMGLGTFPGTDPLWLGMIGMHGTYRANMSTGACDLLISIGVRFDDRVTGKTDAFAAQAKIVHIDIDPTSIRKNIPVTIPIVGDCKISLEHLNQLVKESDLGEVEQNRQEWLAQIEEWKNTKPLAYKQEDTLKPQFVVEKLYELTKGEAIITTEVGQNQMWAAQYYHFDQPNHFITSGGLGCMGFGLPAAIGAQMACPDKLVIDIAGDGSIQMNIQEMATAVQSGLPVKVVILNNAYLGMVRQWQELFYGRRYACTGMDCAPDFVKLAEAYGAVGLRATKPQEVETVLKEGLSVPGPVIMDFKVDREESVYPMVPAGAPITEMLLV; this comes from the coding sequence ATGAAATTGACCGGTGCTCAAGTATTGATGGAAGTATTGAAAGAAGAGGGGGTCGACACCATCTTCGGATTCCCCGGAGGCGCTGTCATAGATATTTATGATGAACTGGATAAAACCGATATCCGGCATATCCTTGTCAGGCATGAGCAGGGAGCAGTCCATGCAGCTGACGGTTATGCACGGGCCGGAAACAAGGTTGGGGTTTGCCTGGTAACCTCCGGTCCGGGTGCAACCAACACGGTTACCGGAATTGCCTCAGCTTATATGGACTCAATCCCCATGGTTGTTTTAACAGGCCAGGTGCCGACTCAATTGATTGGCAATGATGCCTTCCAGGAAGTCGATATCGTGGGTATCACGCGTCCATGTACCAAACATAATTACCTCGTACCATCAGCCGAAGCATTTCCCCGAATCGTTAAAGAAGCATTTTACCTGGCGCGCTCAGGCCGTCCAGGGCCTGTGTTGGTCGATATTCCCAAAGATGTGACCAAGACCGTAATTGATTATCAACCCATTAAAGAGGTCCGGATGAAATCCTACAACCCGACCTACGAACCGAACATGAAACAGTTAAAAAAAGTGGTTGATCTCATCAACGCATCGCAGCGACCTGTTATTTTCGCAGGCGGTGGGGCTATCCTTTCTGGAGCGGCAGCCGAATTGACTCAATTTGCTCGCACCACCCGTATTCCGGTAACCACATCTCTGATGGGGCTGGGAACATTTCCCGGAACAGATCCGTTATGGCTTGGAATGATCGGTATGCACGGCACTTATCGCGCCAATATGAGTACCGGCGCCTGCGATCTTTTGATTTCAATCGGCGTCCGATTTGATGACCGCGTTACCGGAAAAACAGACGCATTTGCCGCACAGGCTAAAATTGTTCATATTGATATTGATCCCACCTCTATTCGCAAAAATATTCCGGTGACCATCCCAATTGTCGGGGACTGCAAAATCAGCCTGGAGCACCTCAATCAACTTGTCAAGGAAAGCGATCTAGGTGAGGTCGAACAGAATCGCCAGGAGTGGCTGGCCCAAATTGAAGAATGGAAAAACACCAAACCCCTGGCCTATAAGCAGGAAGATACCCTCAAACCACAGTTTGTGGTTGAAAAACTGTATGAGCTGACCAAAGGCGAAGCGATCATAACGACCGAAGTGGGCCAAAACCAGATGTGGGCAGCACAATATTATCATTTTGATCAGCCCAACCATTTTATTACTTCCGGCGGTCTTGGCTGCATGGGCTTCGGGCTGCCGGCAGCTATTGGCGCCCAAATGGCATGCCCGGATAAGTTGGTCATTGATATTGCCGGCGACGGCAGCATCCAGATGAACATTCAGGAAATGGCGACTGCCGTCCAAAGCGGCCTTCCGGTCAAAGTGGTCATTCTCAATAATGCCTATCTCGGGATGGTGCGCCAATGGCAAGAGCTGTTTTACGGAAGGCGCTATGCGTGCACGGGCATGGATTGCGCACCTGATTTTGTCAAACTTGCCGAAGCGTATGGAGCAGTCGGATTAAGGGCAACAAAACCGCAGGAAGTCGAAACGGTGCTCAAGGAGGGCCTTTCAGTCCCCGGTCCGGTCATTATGGATTTTAAAGTCGATCGTGAAGAAAGTGTTTACCCCATGGTGCCCGCCGGTGCACCCATTACAGAGATGCTGCTGGTATAA
- the ilvN gene encoding acetolactate synthase small subunit produces MDETKHTMTMLVDNQPGVLSRVAGLFSGKGFNIESLCTAPTMDPQISRITIVTKANPPVIEQIEKQLRKLINVVKLRDMTGPKAVKREMALICVRAKPDLRAEILRIVDIFRCKVIDVGTEHYIIEVTGDEGKLRALINLLKPMGIKKIARSGTLALYREPK; encoded by the coding sequence ATGGATGAAACCAAACATACCATGACAATGCTGGTCGATAATCAACCGGGGGTGCTGTCAAGAGTGGCCGGTCTTTTCAGTGGCAAGGGCTTTAATATCGAAAGCCTGTGTACGGCACCCACCATGGACCCACAGATTTCCAGAATTACAATTGTGACCAAGGCCAATCCGCCGGTGATCGAACAAATTGAGAAACAGCTCAGAAAGCTAATCAATGTCGTAAAGCTACGTGATATGACCGGCCCCAAAGCAGTCAAACGCGAAATGGCATTGATTTGCGTGAGGGCGAAACCGGATTTGCGAGCCGAAATTCTGCGAATTGTCGATATCTTTCGTTGCAAAGTAATTGATGTCGGCACAGAGCATTATATTATCGAGGTCACTGGAGATGAGGGCAAATTAAGAGCATTGATCAACCTGCTCAAACCAATGGGCATAAAAAAAATTGCACGCAGCGGAACATTGGCGCTGTATCGAGAACCCAAGTAG
- the ilvC gene encoding ketol-acid reductoisomerase codes for MAQFNFGGTTEEVITDEEFPLQKAREVLANDVVAVLGYGVQGPGQALNMRDNGINVIVGQRENSNSWDRAVADGFVAGKTLFPLTEAAKQATVIQYLLSDAGQKALWPQIKECLADGNMLYFSHGFSIVYHEQTGVIAPPNVDVVMVAPKGSGRTVRSNFLDGSGINSSFAIHQDYTGNAREKTIALGIAIGSGYLFPTTFANEVYSDLTGERGVLIGCLSGVMEAQYALLRKHGHSPSEAFNETVEELTQSLIRLVAANGMDWMFASCSTTAQRGALDWAPKFRDAVAPVFDQLYDRVISGAETKRVLEANSAPDYREKLDQELAAIRDSEMWQAGAVVRSLRPENRRK; via the coding sequence ATGGCACAATTTAATTTTGGTGGAACCACAGAAGAAGTGATCACGGATGAGGAGTTTCCGCTGCAAAAAGCCCGTGAAGTTCTTGCCAATGATGTCGTAGCGGTATTGGGGTACGGTGTCCAGGGCCCCGGTCAGGCGTTGAACATGAGAGACAACGGGATTAATGTGATCGTCGGTCAGCGAGAAAACAGCAACTCCTGGGACCGGGCGGTGGCAGATGGTTTTGTAGCAGGCAAAACACTTTTTCCATTGACGGAAGCCGCAAAGCAAGCAACCGTTATTCAATACCTGCTGTCAGATGCCGGCCAAAAGGCCCTTTGGCCGCAGATAAAGGAATGCCTGGCAGACGGCAACATGCTTTATTTTTCGCATGGTTTTTCAATTGTGTACCATGAACAAACCGGTGTGATTGCTCCGCCAAATGTGGATGTGGTTATGGTGGCGCCCAAAGGATCCGGACGGACTGTCAGGAGCAATTTTCTGGATGGCAGCGGTATTAACTCGAGTTTTGCCATTCATCAGGATTATACCGGCAATGCGCGGGAAAAAACCATTGCCCTCGGAATTGCGATCGGCTCCGGTTACCTGTTCCCAACCACCTTTGCCAATGAAGTGTACAGCGATTTAACCGGCGAACGCGGAGTGCTGATCGGGTGCCTGTCAGGTGTTATGGAAGCCCAGTACGCGCTGTTACGCAAACATGGGCACAGCCCAAGTGAAGCATTCAATGAGACCGTCGAAGAATTAACCCAGAGCCTCATTCGTCTGGTGGCTGCAAACGGCATGGACTGGATGTTTGCCAGTTGCTCCACCACTGCTCAACGCGGGGCTTTGGACTGGGCACCGAAATTTCGTGATGCCGTCGCTCCGGTTTTTGATCAGCTGTATGATCGCGTCATATCCGGCGCAGAAACCAAACGGGTACTGGAAGCCAACAGTGCGCCAGACTATCGCGAAAAGCTCGATCAAGAACTGGCAGCTATCAGAGACTCAGAGATGTGGCAGGCCGGTGCGGTGGTCCGCTCACTCAGACCCGAAAACCGCAGAAAATAA
- the cimA gene encoding citramalate synthase: protein MDPIFLYDTTLRDGTQGENVTFSAEEKLNIAMRLDDFGIHYIEGGWPGSNPRDVAFFDLAKRVNFTQARLAAFGSTRKPGISPGEDPNLNALLKTETPTVTVFGKSWDLHVEQIMGNTLSENLAMINDSVAFLKQHNREVVYDAEHFFDGYKNNEEYALKSLQAALDGGADFIVLCDTNGGTLPYELEKIINTLGAKLKNDGADSSQHQAIKLGIHCHNDCNMAVANSISAVHQGAVMVHGTINGYGERCGNADLTSIIPILEVKMGRGSISADNLKKLKNLSRYVSDTANLVPLNSRPFVGKSAFAHKGGIHVSAIMKTPRAYEHMDPATVGNKRRVLVSDLAGKSNVEYKAKELGVELGKNGFDSRKIATEVKQLEQEGYQFDSADGSFKILLEKFTDQFHPHFELESFRVTIEKDKDQPCSAHATIKISVNGKKEITAGEGYGPVSALDNALRKALDKFYPDLDTMRLVDFKVRVIDGTRGTAAKVRVLIESRDQNEIWSTMGVSEDIIEASWQALADSFQFKLANAQRARIENSV, encoded by the coding sequence ATGGACCCGATCTTCTTGTACGATACCACTTTGAGAGATGGAACTCAGGGAGAAAACGTCACCTTTTCTGCAGAAGAAAAACTGAATATCGCCATGCGTCTGGATGATTTCGGCATTCATTACATTGAAGGCGGCTGGCCCGGCTCGAATCCCAGGGATGTTGCTTTCTTTGATTTGGCCAAAAGAGTCAATTTTACACAGGCGCGACTGGCAGCCTTTGGTTCGACCCGCAAACCCGGTATCAGCCCGGGTGAAGACCCGAATCTCAACGCACTGTTAAAAACAGAAACGCCGACGGTGACAGTTTTTGGTAAAAGCTGGGATCTGCATGTCGAACAAATAATGGGTAACACATTGTCGGAAAACCTGGCCATGATTAACGACAGCGTTGCATTTTTAAAACAGCATAATCGTGAAGTGGTCTATGATGCGGAGCATTTTTTCGACGGCTATAAGAACAATGAGGAATACGCCTTAAAATCCTTACAGGCGGCCTTAGACGGTGGCGCCGATTTTATTGTCTTATGTGATACCAACGGAGGAACGTTGCCTTATGAGTTGGAAAAAATCATAAATACATTGGGCGCAAAACTAAAAAACGACGGTGCCGATTCGTCTCAACATCAAGCCATTAAACTTGGAATCCACTGTCATAATGACTGCAATATGGCGGTGGCAAATTCGATAAGTGCCGTCCACCAAGGTGCCGTCATGGTCCACGGGACCATCAATGGTTATGGCGAAAGATGCGGCAATGCCGATTTAACGTCGATCATTCCAATTTTGGAAGTTAAAATGGGGCGTGGGAGTATTTCGGCCGACAATCTAAAAAAACTTAAAAATCTTTCCCGCTATGTCAGTGACACGGCCAATCTGGTGCCGCTCAATTCGCGGCCATTTGTCGGAAAGAGCGCTTTTGCGCATAAAGGCGGTATCCACGTCAGCGCCATAATGAAAACGCCGCGTGCTTATGAACACATGGATCCCGCAACTGTCGGCAACAAACGCCGGGTGCTGGTATCCGATCTTGCCGGTAAAAGCAACGTCGAATACAAGGCCAAAGAGCTGGGCGTCGAACTCGGCAAAAACGGGTTTGATAGCCGCAAAATTGCCACTGAGGTCAAACAGCTAGAACAGGAGGGCTACCAATTTGATTCAGCGGATGGCTCATTTAAAATCCTTTTGGAAAAATTTACCGATCAATTCCATCCGCATTTTGAGCTTGAATCTTTCCGGGTTACCATCGAAAAGGACAAAGACCAACCCTGCTCTGCGCACGCGACGATAAAAATCAGCGTCAACGGTAAAAAAGAAATTACAGCCGGTGAGGGATACGGGCCTGTCAGTGCCCTTGACAATGCATTAAGAAAAGCGCTGGATAAATTTTATCCCGATCTGGATACCATGCGCTTGGTCGATTTCAAGGTACGGGTCATTGATGGCACCCGCGGTACGGCCGCCAAGGTCCGCGTGCTAATCGAATCGAGAGATCAAAACGAAATCTGGAGCACAATGGGCGTATCAGAAGACATTATTGAAGCCAGCTGGCAAGCGCTGGCGGACAGTTTTCAATTCAAACTCGCCAATGCGCAGCGGGCCCGAATCGAAAACTCAGTTTAA